A single region of the Brachypodium distachyon strain Bd21 chromosome 3, Brachypodium_distachyon_v3.0, whole genome shotgun sequence genome encodes:
- the LOC100845497 gene encoding uncharacterized protein LOC100845497 isoform X2, producing the protein MTRDEALPPKATDKMKGKQSIVVAQNQNELPPPLAPAAGGGSSPDLYERLCDRLQKLKMKQEHISRLEQRVSSGQDLNKKQALCLKSKDIFDAIVNELERLLNPIDKQGNKSLAVDPGVGDAAESGKQRRENKYNIKKQLVSSEELSNALTFATTITKADDEQTEKMFKEFLTGCKFNVHAKSICTGLVKSMIECGSGTMEIKYSYLEWHNKNLAMKMCRASPTLITRLKSCAKSFAHSVWETDCKASSTEEMERVENMLKQFRLAIEGMPKSHKTLPEFMKLPMLKELDYNGCPLYSPTADANKMVYGILNDVISMHRKGFSWEGEFDAHNIEVYDDTKFTITAPTRHCFDPRDKVSEEVAGWFLQDFTAAWNCFGDQFYNARAAHFGSLKSVLTDTDPAVFCNPEALEVFREVVIHHGAAKPPIARANFLCGVHSCCKAYDLGDEAAPFKTILHNIVYPGDWQMDVRQSNHPVMKQVLSHSDGKINDVPEAGSRYIARDGEEFNSRSSFMRYLATGKHGRTDQSTAGAYVDYMRHLFVHGMDHTKELIEFQQLVCADGMTLYTATNNGSPRVQNIDNLEVLEILGAQSCEGGMTEFIWALLDDDAMTGMGIMNAFEEEVAGASEVA; encoded by the exons GCGTTGCCGCCCAAGGCAACTGATAAGATGAAAGGGAAGCAAAGCATCGTGGTCGCCCAAAACCAGAACGAG TTGCCACCGCCCCTGGCCCCGgcagccggaggaggaagtTCACCCGATCTGTATGAAAGGTTATGTGACCGTCTCCAAAAGCTCAAAATGAAGCAAGAGCATATCAGTCGACTGGAGCAACGGGTGTCGTCCGGACAGGATCTCAACAAGAAACAGGCCTTGTGCTTGAAATCGAAAGATATCTTTGATGCCATTGTGAATGAGCTAGAGAGGCTTCTGAACCCCATAGACAAGCAGGGTAACAAG TCACTGGCTGTTGATCCAGGAGTGGGTGATGCAGCTGAAAGCGGCAAACAAAGGAGAGAGAATAAATATAATATCAAGAAGCAGCTGGTTAGTTCTGAGGAGCTGTCTAATGCCCTTACATTTGCAACAACTATAACCAAAGCTGATGATGAACAAACGGAGAAAATGTTTAAGGAGTTTCTTACTGG GTGTAAATTCAATGTTCATGCTAAAAGCATATGCACTGGCCTGGTTAAGTCGATGATAGAGTGTGGCTCTGGAACCATGGAGATCAAATATTCCTATCTGGAATGGCACAACAAAAATTTAGCAATGAAGATGTGCCGGGCTTCTCCAACTTTGATAACCAGGCTGAAATCATGTGCTAAATCATTTGCGCACTCTGTATGGGAGACAGATTGCAAGGCTTCTTCCACGGAAGAGATGGAGCGTGTAGAAAATATGTTAAAGCAGTTTAGACTTGCGATTGAAGGAATGCCCAAGAG CCACAAAACACTTCCAGAATTTATGAAGCTTCCTATGCTGAAGGAATTGGACTACAACGGGTGCCCACTTTATAGCCCTACTGCAGATGCAAACAAGATGGTCTATGGTATTTTGAATGATGTTATCAGTATGCACAGAAAAGGCTTCTCTTGGGAGGGGGAGTTTGATGCTCATAATATTGAAGTCTATGACGACACAAAGTTCACAATTACAGCGCCAACTCGGCATTGTTTCGATCCCAGAGACAAGGTTTCGGAAGAAGTTGCTGGATGGTTCTTGCAAGATTTCACTGCAGCATGGAACTGCTTTGGTGATCAGTTTTACAATGCTCGAGCAGCACATTTCGGAAGCCTGAAATCTGTATTGACAGACACTGATCCTGCAGTATTTTGCAATCCTGAGGCGCTTGAGGTATTTCGTGAGGTAGTTATTCATCATGGTGCTGCTAAACCTCCAATAGCTCGTGCGAACTTCCTGTGTGGGGTGCACTCTTGTTGTAAGGCCTATGATCTGGGTGATGAAGCTGCACCGTTCAAAACTATCCTGCATAATATTGTTTATCCAGGTGattggcagatggatgtcaggCAATCAAATCATCCAGTGATGAAGCAAGTTCTTTCACATAGTGATGGAAAAATAAATGATGTGCCTGAGGCTGGTTCACGGTATATTGCTCGAGATGGAGAAGAGTTTAACTCACGTTCATCGTTCATGAGGTATCTTGCAACTGGCAAACATGGTAGAACCGATCAGAGTACTGCTGGTGCATATGTGGATTATATGCGTCATTTATTTGTTCATGGGATGGACCACACAAAAGAATTAATAGAGTTCCAGCAACTTGTTTGTGCTGATGGAATGACCCTTTATACTGCCACCAATAATGGCTCCCCAAGAGTGCAAAACATAGACAATCTTGAAGTGTTGGAGATTCTGGGCGCCCAAAGCTGTGAGGGAGGGATGACTGAGTTCATATGGGCCCTTCTGGATGACGATGCAATGACTGGAAT gGGTATCATGAACGCATTTGAGGAAGAAGTAGCCGGAGCATCTGAAGTTGCTTAA
- the LOC100829811 gene encoding reticulocalbin-2 — MAQSAAARKPSPAPTVALTLVLALAFAGLLFLLLHLSPSSPSAHPHPHRRLRLRGARLAHGGAAPHQIPFDPVIADLERRLDDREWERLAAAGLHAPGMEAAPVPDDLADSDDEYINDEARFNVTRRVEVLFPKIDVDPADGAVTAAELAAWNLASAAREVLHRTSRELELHDRDHDGRVAFSEYERPSWAWRFDDNNSTNDSMGWWKEGHFNAADVDGDGFLNLTEFNDFLHPADTTNPKLIHWLCKEEVRERDKDNDGKLNFDEFYNGLFYSIRHHDDEASADDSSGSDAPARKSFSQLDMDNDGLLSADELKPIIGKLHPAENFYAKQQAEYVISQADTNKDGQLSLSEMIENPYVFYSSLFTEDDYGSHDELR, encoded by the exons atggcgcagtcagcggcggcgaggaagccctcgccggcgcccacCGTCGCTCTGACACTGGTCCTGGCCCTCGCCTTCGCgggcctcctcttcctcctgctccaCCTCTCCCCTTCGTCTCCATCCGCTCACCCGCacccccaccgccgcctccgcctccgagGTGCCCGCCTCGCGCACGGGGGCGCCGCCCCGCACCAGATCCCGTTCGACCCCGTCATCGCGGACCTCGAGCGCCGCCTCGACGACCGCGAGTGGGAgcgccttgccgccgcgggTCTGCACGCGCCGGGCATGGAGGCGGCCCCCgtcccggacgacctcgcggACTCTGACGACGAATACATCAATGACGAGGCGCGGTTCAACGTGACGCGGCGCGTGGAGGTTCTGTTCCCCAAGATCGACGTGGACCCCGCCGACGGCGCCGTGACGGCCGCCGAGCTGGCTGCGTGGAACCTAGCGTCCGCGGCGCGGGAGGTGCTGCACCGGACCTCACGGGAGCTTGAGCTGCACGACCGCGACCACGACGGCCGCGTCGCCTTCTCCGAGTACGAGAGGCCCAGCTGGGCCTGGAGGTTCGACG ATAATAACTCAACCAATGATTCAATGGGATGGTGGAAGGAGGGGCACTTCAATGCTGCTGATGTGGATGGCGATGGCTTCTTAAATCTGACAGAGTTTAACGA CTTCTTACATCCAGCTGATACTACCAACCCAAAGCTAATACATTGGTTGTGCAAAGAAGAAGTCAG GGAAAGAGATAAAGATAACGATGGAAAGCTCAACTTTGATGAGTTTTATAATGGATTGTTTTACTCAATTCGACATCATGATGATGAAGCTTCAGCAGATGACTCAAGTGGCTCTGATGCACCAGCTAGAAAATCATTTTCACAGCTTGATATGGATAATGATGG GCTTTTATCAGCAGACGAGCTAAAACCTATAATCGGAAAACTGCATCCAGCAGAAAACTTCTATGCTAAGCAGCAAGCTGAGTACGTAATATCACAG GCTGACACAAACAAAGATGGACAGCTGAGTTTGAGTGAGATGATTGAGAACCCTTATGTCTTTTACAGTTCTTTATTCACAGAAGACGATTATGGTTCTCATGACGAACTCCGGTAG
- the LOC100845497 gene encoding uncharacterized protein LOC100845497 isoform X3 yields MTRDEALPPKATDKMKGKQSIVVAQNQNELPPPLAPAAGGGSSPDLYERLCDRLQKLKMKQEHISRLEQRVSSGQDLNKKQALCLKSKDIFDAIVNELERLLNPIDKQGNKSLAVDPGVGDAAESGKQRRENKYNIKKQLVSSEELSNALTFATTITKADDEQTEKMFKEFLTGCKFNVHAKSICTGLVKSMIECGSGTMEIKYSYLEWHNKNLAMKMCRASPTLITRLKSCAKSFAHSVWETDCKASSTEEMERVENMLKQFRLAIEGMPKSHKTLPEFMKLPMLKELDYNGCPLYSPTADANKMVYGILNDVISMHRKGFSWEGEFDAHNIEVYDDTKFTITAPTRHCFDPRDKVSEEVAGWFLQDFTAAWNCFGDQFYNARAAHFGSLKSVLTDTDPAVFCNPEALEVFREVVIHHGAAKPPIARANFLCGVHSCCKAYDLGDEAAPFKTILHNIVYPGDWQMDVRQSNHPVMKQVLSHSDGKINDVPEAGSRYIARDGEEFNSRSSFMRYLATGKHGRTDQSTAGAYVDYMRHLFVHGMDHTKELIEFQQLVCADGMTLYTATNNGSPRVQNIDNLEVLEILGAQSCEGGMTEFIWALLDDDAMTGMLRPFWEIYKNCGF; encoded by the exons GCGTTGCCGCCCAAGGCAACTGATAAGATGAAAGGGAAGCAAAGCATCGTGGTCGCCCAAAACCAGAACGAG TTGCCACCGCCCCTGGCCCCGgcagccggaggaggaagtTCACCCGATCTGTATGAAAGGTTATGTGACCGTCTCCAAAAGCTCAAAATGAAGCAAGAGCATATCAGTCGACTGGAGCAACGGGTGTCGTCCGGACAGGATCTCAACAAGAAACAGGCCTTGTGCTTGAAATCGAAAGATATCTTTGATGCCATTGTGAATGAGCTAGAGAGGCTTCTGAACCCCATAGACAAGCAGGGTAACAAG TCACTGGCTGTTGATCCAGGAGTGGGTGATGCAGCTGAAAGCGGCAAACAAAGGAGAGAGAATAAATATAATATCAAGAAGCAGCTGGTTAGTTCTGAGGAGCTGTCTAATGCCCTTACATTTGCAACAACTATAACCAAAGCTGATGATGAACAAACGGAGAAAATGTTTAAGGAGTTTCTTACTGG GTGTAAATTCAATGTTCATGCTAAAAGCATATGCACTGGCCTGGTTAAGTCGATGATAGAGTGTGGCTCTGGAACCATGGAGATCAAATATTCCTATCTGGAATGGCACAACAAAAATTTAGCAATGAAGATGTGCCGGGCTTCTCCAACTTTGATAACCAGGCTGAAATCATGTGCTAAATCATTTGCGCACTCTGTATGGGAGACAGATTGCAAGGCTTCTTCCACGGAAGAGATGGAGCGTGTAGAAAATATGTTAAAGCAGTTTAGACTTGCGATTGAAGGAATGCCCAAGAG CCACAAAACACTTCCAGAATTTATGAAGCTTCCTATGCTGAAGGAATTGGACTACAACGGGTGCCCACTTTATAGCCCTACTGCAGATGCAAACAAGATGGTCTATGGTATTTTGAATGATGTTATCAGTATGCACAGAAAAGGCTTCTCTTGGGAGGGGGAGTTTGATGCTCATAATATTGAAGTCTATGACGACACAAAGTTCACAATTACAGCGCCAACTCGGCATTGTTTCGATCCCAGAGACAAGGTTTCGGAAGAAGTTGCTGGATGGTTCTTGCAAGATTTCACTGCAGCATGGAACTGCTTTGGTGATCAGTTTTACAATGCTCGAGCAGCACATTTCGGAAGCCTGAAATCTGTATTGACAGACACTGATCCTGCAGTATTTTGCAATCCTGAGGCGCTTGAGGTATTTCGTGAGGTAGTTATTCATCATGGTGCTGCTAAACCTCCAATAGCTCGTGCGAACTTCCTGTGTGGGGTGCACTCTTGTTGTAAGGCCTATGATCTGGGTGATGAAGCTGCACCGTTCAAAACTATCCTGCATAATATTGTTTATCCAGGTGattggcagatggatgtcaggCAATCAAATCATCCAGTGATGAAGCAAGTTCTTTCACATAGTGATGGAAAAATAAATGATGTGCCTGAGGCTGGTTCACGGTATATTGCTCGAGATGGAGAAGAGTTTAACTCACGTTCATCGTTCATGAGGTATCTTGCAACTGGCAAACATGGTAGAACCGATCAGAGTACTGCTGGTGCATATGTGGATTATATGCGTCATTTATTTGTTCATGGGATGGACCACACAAAAGAATTAATAGAGTTCCAGCAACTTGTTTGTGCTGATGGAATGACCCTTTATACTGCCACCAATAATGGCTCCCCAAGAGTGCAAAACATAGACAATCTTGAAGTGTTGGAGATTCTGGGCGCCCAAAGCTGTGAGGGAGGGATGACTGAGTTCATATGGGCCCTTCTGGATGACGATGCAATGACTGGAAT GCTGCGCCCATTTTGGGAGATCTACAAAAACTGCGG CTTCTGA
- the LOC100831046 gene encoding heterogeneous nuclear ribonucleoprotein A0 translates to MAGYPEDNQHALNGYEEEEEVEEVEEVDEEEGHPGRRGRRDGGDGGGYGDVGGDDGRAGGGDSSGKIFVGGVAWETTEETFSKHFGKYGAITDSVIMKDKHTKMPRGFGFVTFSDPSVIDKVLEDEHNIDGRTVEVKRTVPREEMSSKDGPKTRKIFVGGLPASLSEDDLRDHFSSYGKVVEHQIMVDHSTGRSRGFGFVTFESEDSVERVISEGRMRDLGGKQVEIKKAEPKKHGGDHSSNGRSSHAGGGYRSSYRSGASGGGSSSGGSVGGGSYGGGHRSAAAGSYYDSTGYGYGRGGYGAYGGNAAFGSGFGGGYGGSMYGGAYGAYGAYGGGAYGGGAYGGGAYGGGAYGAGAYGGGAYGGAPGGGYGTGGYGSYGGAGGAAGGSAGGRGSSRYHPYGK, encoded by the exons ATGGCGGGGTACCCGGAGGACAACCAGCACGCCCTGAACGGGtacgaagaggaggaggaggtcgaagaagtggaggaggtcgacgaggaggagggccACCCTGGGAGGAGGGGCCGACGAGATGGGGGCGATGGCGGTGGCTATGGTGACGTCGGGGGGGATGACGGCAGGGCCGGGGGCGGTGACTCGTCTGG GAAGATTTTCGTCGGCGGTGTGGCTTGGGAGACCACTGAAG AAACATTCTCCAAGCATTTTGGGAAGTATGGGGCAATAACTGATTCTGTAATTATGAAGGACAAGCATACTAAGATGCCTCGTGGATTTGGATTTGTTACATTTTCTGATCCATCTGTTATAGACAAGGTTTTGGAGGATGAACACAATATAGATGGAAGAACG GTTGAAGTCAAAAGGACAGTCCCGAGGGAAGAGATGTCGTCAAAAGATGGCCCCAAGACAAGAAAGATCTTTGTTGGCGGGCTACCGGCATCGCTAAGTGAAG ATGATTTGAGGGATCACTTCTCCTCATATGGTAAGGTGGTTGAACATCAGATAATGGTTGATCATAGCACTGGGCGTTCAAGGGGTTTTGGTTTTGTCACTTTTGAAAGTGAGGATTCTGTTGAAAGGGTCATATCAGAGGGAAGAATGCGTGATcttggcgggaagcag GTTGAAATAAAGAAGGCTGAACCAAAGAAACATGGGGGTGATCACAGTAGTAACGGGAGATCTAGTCATGCAGGTGGTGGTTATCGTAGTTCTTACCGTAGTGGAGCTTCTGGTGGTGGTAGCAGCAGCGGTGGCAGTGTTGGTGGGGGCAGCTATGGCGGTGGTCATCGATCTGCTGCTGCGGGAAGTTACTATGATAGCACGGGATATGGTTATGGTAGAGGAGGCTATGGTGCCTATGGAGGCAATGCTGCTTTTGGGTCTGGTTTTGGTGGTGGTTATGGTGGCTCTATGTACGGAGGTGCTTATGGCGCATATGGTGCCTATGGAGGCGGTGCTTACGGAGGTGGTGCCTATGGAGGTGGTGCTTACGGAGGTGGTGCCTATGGTGCTGGTGCATATGGAGGTGGAGCTTACGGTGGTGCCCCAGGTGGTGGCTATGGCACCGGAGGATACGGTAGTTATGGGGGTGcaggtggtgctgctggtgggAGTGCAGGTGGGCGGGGTTCTAGCAGGTACCATCCTTATGGGAAATGA
- the LOC100845497 gene encoding uncharacterized protein LOC100845497 isoform X1: MTRDEALPPKATDKMKGKQSIVVAQNQNELPPPLAPAAGGGSSPDLYERLCDRLQKLKMKQEHISRLEQRVSSGQDLNKKQALCLKSKDIFDAIVNELERLLNPIDKQGNKSLAVDPGVGDAAESGKQRRENKYNIKKQLVSSEELSNALTFATTITKADDEQTEKMFKEFLTGCKFNVHAKSICTGLVKSMIECGSGTMEIKYSYLEWHNKNLAMKMCRASPTLITRLKSCAKSFAHSVWETDCKASSTEEMERVENMLKQFRLAIEGMPKSHKTLPEFMKLPMLKELDYNGCPLYSPTADANKMVYGILNDVISMHRKGFSWEGEFDAHNIEVYDDTKFTITAPTRHCFDPRDKVSEEVAGWFLQDFTAAWNCFGDQFYNARAAHFGSLKSVLTDTDPAVFCNPEALEVFREVVIHHGAAKPPIARANFLCGVHSCCKAYDLGDEAAPFKTILHNIVYPGDWQMDVRQSNHPVMKQVLSHSDGKINDVPEAGSRYIARDGEEFNSRSSFMRYLATGKHGRTDQSTAGAYVDYMRHLFVHGMDHTKELIEFQQLVCADGMTLYTATNNGSPRVQNIDNLEVLEILGAQSCEGGMTEFIWALLDDDAMTGIRGIMNAFEEEVAGASEVA, from the exons GCGTTGCCGCCCAAGGCAACTGATAAGATGAAAGGGAAGCAAAGCATCGTGGTCGCCCAAAACCAGAACGAG TTGCCACCGCCCCTGGCCCCGgcagccggaggaggaagtTCACCCGATCTGTATGAAAGGTTATGTGACCGTCTCCAAAAGCTCAAAATGAAGCAAGAGCATATCAGTCGACTGGAGCAACGGGTGTCGTCCGGACAGGATCTCAACAAGAAACAGGCCTTGTGCTTGAAATCGAAAGATATCTTTGATGCCATTGTGAATGAGCTAGAGAGGCTTCTGAACCCCATAGACAAGCAGGGTAACAAG TCACTGGCTGTTGATCCAGGAGTGGGTGATGCAGCTGAAAGCGGCAAACAAAGGAGAGAGAATAAATATAATATCAAGAAGCAGCTGGTTAGTTCTGAGGAGCTGTCTAATGCCCTTACATTTGCAACAACTATAACCAAAGCTGATGATGAACAAACGGAGAAAATGTTTAAGGAGTTTCTTACTGG GTGTAAATTCAATGTTCATGCTAAAAGCATATGCACTGGCCTGGTTAAGTCGATGATAGAGTGTGGCTCTGGAACCATGGAGATCAAATATTCCTATCTGGAATGGCACAACAAAAATTTAGCAATGAAGATGTGCCGGGCTTCTCCAACTTTGATAACCAGGCTGAAATCATGTGCTAAATCATTTGCGCACTCTGTATGGGAGACAGATTGCAAGGCTTCTTCCACGGAAGAGATGGAGCGTGTAGAAAATATGTTAAAGCAGTTTAGACTTGCGATTGAAGGAATGCCCAAGAG CCACAAAACACTTCCAGAATTTATGAAGCTTCCTATGCTGAAGGAATTGGACTACAACGGGTGCCCACTTTATAGCCCTACTGCAGATGCAAACAAGATGGTCTATGGTATTTTGAATGATGTTATCAGTATGCACAGAAAAGGCTTCTCTTGGGAGGGGGAGTTTGATGCTCATAATATTGAAGTCTATGACGACACAAAGTTCACAATTACAGCGCCAACTCGGCATTGTTTCGATCCCAGAGACAAGGTTTCGGAAGAAGTTGCTGGATGGTTCTTGCAAGATTTCACTGCAGCATGGAACTGCTTTGGTGATCAGTTTTACAATGCTCGAGCAGCACATTTCGGAAGCCTGAAATCTGTATTGACAGACACTGATCCTGCAGTATTTTGCAATCCTGAGGCGCTTGAGGTATTTCGTGAGGTAGTTATTCATCATGGTGCTGCTAAACCTCCAATAGCTCGTGCGAACTTCCTGTGTGGGGTGCACTCTTGTTGTAAGGCCTATGATCTGGGTGATGAAGCTGCACCGTTCAAAACTATCCTGCATAATATTGTTTATCCAGGTGattggcagatggatgtcaggCAATCAAATCATCCAGTGATGAAGCAAGTTCTTTCACATAGTGATGGAAAAATAAATGATGTGCCTGAGGCTGGTTCACGGTATATTGCTCGAGATGGAGAAGAGTTTAACTCACGTTCATCGTTCATGAGGTATCTTGCAACTGGCAAACATGGTAGAACCGATCAGAGTACTGCTGGTGCATATGTGGATTATATGCGTCATTTATTTGTTCATGGGATGGACCACACAAAAGAATTAATAGAGTTCCAGCAACTTGTTTGTGCTGATGGAATGACCCTTTATACTGCCACCAATAATGGCTCCCCAAGAGTGCAAAACATAGACAATCTTGAAGTGTTGGAGATTCTGGGCGCCCAAAGCTGTGAGGGAGGGATGACTGAGTTCATATGGGCCCTTCTGGATGACGATGCAATGACTGGAAT caggGGTATCATGAACGCATTTGAGGAAGAAGTAGCCGGAGCATCTGAAGTTGCTTAA
- the LOC100845194 gene encoding cytochrome P450 711A1-like, whose amino-acid sequence MAAITNCSIALVTSTNGHSAAASPTTAALLLLSLIIAFLAYFHLPFWAVRKVPGPPTRFPLGHLHLLAQHGPDILRAMAQEHGPIFRFHMGRQPLVMAASAELCKEVGIKRFRDIRNRSAPPPTAGSPLHRDALFLARDSAWASMRSTVVPLYQPARLAQLVPTMRASVDALVDAVDQDQGSYVPFSQLSLRLAIDIIGKTAFGIEFGLLSKQGTNGDDEARELLGEYERSMEFMKMDLSSSLSTILGLFLPCLQTPCKRLLRRVPGTADHKMEQNERRLCRRIDAIIAARRRRSSSPATALDFIAALLEDSRGRVAALEDRHVRALAYEHLIAGTKTTAFTLSSLVYLVSCHRPVEEKLLAELDAFGPQSQSPDADELHTKFPYLDQIIKESMRFHLVSPLIARETSEAVEIGGYLLPKGTCVWLAPGVLARDAAQFPDPDEFRPERFAADGEEERARHPYAHIPFGIGPRACVGHRFALQQVKLAVVGLYRHFVFRHSPDMESPVEFDFDLVLGFRHGVKLRAIRRTND is encoded by the coding sequence atGGCGGCCATTACCAACTGCTCCATTGCACTCGTAACATCAACCAACGGCCACTCCGCCGCAGCTTCACCCACGACCGCCGCCCTGCTGCTCCTCTCTCTGATCATCGCCTTCCTGGCATACTTCCACTTGCCATTCTGGGCCGTGCGGAAGGTCCCGGGCCCTCCGACGCGGTTTCCGCTgggccacctccacctcctggCCCAGCACGGGCCGGACATCCTCCGCGCCATGGCCCAGGAGCACGGCCCCATCTTCCGGTTCCACATGGGCCGGCAGCCGCTGGTgatggcggcgagcgcggagCTGTGCAAGGAGGTCGGCATCAAGCGGTTCAGGGACATCCGCAACcgcagcgcgccgccgccgacggccggcTCGCCGCTGCACCGGGACGCGCTCTTCCTCGCCAGGGACTCCGCCTGGGCCTCCATGCGGAGCACCGTCGTGCCGCTCTACCAGCCGGCCCGCCTCGCCCAGCTCGTCCCCACCATGCGGGCCTCCGTCGACGCGCTCGTGGACGCCGTGGACCAGGACCAGGGGAGCTATGTGCCATTCTCCCAGCTCTCGCTCCGCTTGGCCATCGACATCATCGGGAAGACGGCCTTCGGGATCGAGTTCGGCCTCCTCTCGAAGCAGGGCACTAATGGCGACGACGAGGCGAGGGAGCTGTTGGGGGAGTACGAGAGGTCCATGGAGTTCATGAAGATGGACCTGTCGAGCTCGCTGTCCACGATCCTGGGGCTCTTCCTCCCCTGCCTCCAGACCCCCTGcaagcggctgctgcggcgcgTGCCGGGGACGGCGGACCACAAGATGGAGCAGAACGAgcgccgcctctgccgccgcatcgacgccatcatcgccgcccGCCGACGCCGCAGCAGCTCGCCGGCCACGGCGCTGGACTTCATCGCGGCGCTGCTGGAGGACAGCCGGGGACgcgtggcggcgctggaggaCCGGCACGTGCGCGCGCTGGCGTACGAGCACCTCATCGCCGGCACCAAGACGACGGCCTTCACGCTCTCCTCCCTCGTCTACCTCGTCTCCTGCCACCGCCCCGTGGAGGAGAAGCTCCTGGCCGAGCTCGACGCCTTCGGCCCTCAATCTCAATCCCCTGACGCAGACGAGCTCCACACGAAATTCCCGTACCTGGACCAAATCATCAAGGAATCCATGCGGTTCCACCTGGTGTCGCCGCTCATCGCCAGGGAGACCTCGGAGGCGGTGGAGATCGGGGGCTACTTGCTCCCGAAGGGCACTTGCGTGTGGCTGGCGCCGGGGGTGCTGGCCCGCGACGCGGCGCAGTTCCCGGACCCCGACGAGTTCCGGCCCGAGCGGTTCGCGGCGGACGGGGAAGAGGAGCGCGCGCGGCACCCCTACGCGCACATCCCGTTCGGGATCGGCCCTAGGGCGTGCGTGGGGCACAGGTTCGCGCTGCAGCAGGTGAAGCTCGCCGTGGTCGGGCTGTACCGCCATTTTGTGTTTCGGCACTCGCCCGACATGGAGTCGCCCGTGGAGTTCGACTTCGACCTCGTCCTTGGGTTCCGCCATGGCGTCAAGCTCAGGGCCATCAGGAGGACGAACGACTGA